The genomic interval ATGGGGGACGCTATTTCACAATCGCTGACTGACTGATCATACCCACCACCCAACAGGAGCTTCCCAGGTCAGCAATCTTTACTGTGATTTTCTTCAGACTGATGGGAGTGACCAGGTCCTTCTCTGAATAGACAGTAAGAGATGaacaacatacagtatagggTTATGATCTGATTGAAACACTTCAACAGCATACTGGACACAGACAATCTGAAGTGACATAGAAACAGAATACTAGCCTTGATGTACAGTAAACAGATTCATTTTCTGGTCCATTTTACAGAGTTCTATAACACCTGTAGCTGGACAGTGAACACTACCTGCTGTGCTCCTTGACTTGGCATCTTTCCCAGGGTATGGACAGGCACTGCCCCCTGCTGTCTGTTTTGGGTTCtgctcctccaaacataacagtaTATTCTCAGGCTTGATGTCTGTGTGGATGATTTTACATTGAGTGTGCAGGTAGTCCAATGCCTGAAGAACCTACAGGGAAAGAGTGATGGCACTGTGAACTCCAACTACTCCTGCATCAAACTAAAGATGCATCCATTAGTGGAGTGATTCAATGACAGCCCAAATGTTTCGACTCATCTCATACTATGTCACTCTTTTACCTGAGCAATGACCTGTTTGACCCAAGACAGCGATAGCCCTGGGTTTCCAAAACAGACTTGCCAACAGCGGAGGTCTGGTCCTAGCAGCTCCAGCACTAGGCATACATCTTCACACAGGAGGTCAAGGAACCAAACACGCTCCCTACGGTGTCAAATGTTGCtgcaggtttgtgtgtgtgtgtatgtcatgaCTATGCAGTCTGAGAAAGGATACGAACCCCGTTGACCCCAGCTATCTTAAACTCATCCAGCAGTTGGACTATCCTCCGGCTTTGGAGGTGACGAGCAGTGGGACCACTGGcctgagggggagaggggcagaggcAGGTGAGAGAGGTTAAAGTCAGGGTCCGGACTATACTGGTCGAGTActtgtttaaatagagagagatgggtctgtatGAGACAAGGGAGAAAAATAATGAACCATGAAAGCATGGGTGGATGTGAATAAGTAGTAGTGACAGATAAATAACATGTGGACTAAGAGCAAAACGTGTTATTCATGTATGCCCTATTGCCCTTAGAGAAGAGTTAGGGGTGAGGATGAGAAAGTGATAGAGgaagcagagaaagagaaatGAACAGAGACAAGAAGGGAGACTCACACAGCGTAGCAGAGTCAATTCGTCTTGCCCAGCCTGTGTGAATCCTTCTCCACTCTTCAAAACCTTCACGGCCACTCGCCTGCCCAATCTGCACATACAGAGACTGTTTTAATCACACTAGAGCTTTTCCTATATGACAAGAAGAAGATATTTGAGTAAATCCTCACACAGCAACATAGTGAATGAACCTGAGGTCCAAGCAGAGCCATACAGTGGAGAAGTATCCCCAGCCCAACTTAGACAGAACCTGGTATCTCCTGTTGAAGGTGTCTCCAATGTGAACAGGGTGGTACCCCCCTATTGAAACATACAGGATGATAGCAAATAGTTATTACTccaacttttattttattttttattttatttaaccttcacttaaccaggtaggccagttgagaacaagttctcatttccaactgcgacctggccaagataaagcaaagcagtgtgacaaaaaaaaaaaaaaaacagttaaacataaacaaacgtacagtcaataacacaatagaaaaatctatgtacagtgtgtgcaaatgtagaagaatagggaggtaaggcaggaaaaaggccatagaggcgaaataattacaaatttagcattaacactggagcgATAGATGTGccgatgatgatgtgcaagtagaga from Oncorhynchus keta strain PuntledgeMale-10-30-2019 chromosome 27, Oket_V2, whole genome shotgun sequence carries:
- the LOC118359498 gene encoding SRSF protein kinase 2 isoform X1; its protein translation is MERNMCSAQTSVQLAQKTSKPGTSNGLDKLNRLEQLEPEESLDREDPREYCHGGYHPVHIGDTFNRRYQVLSKLGWGYFSTVWLCLDLRFIHYVAVLGRRVAVKVLKSGEGFTQAGQDELTLLRCASGPTARHLQSRRIVQLLDEFKIAGVNGVHVCLVLELLGPDLRCWQVCFGNPGLSLSWVKQVIAQVLQALDYLHTQCKIIHTDIKPENILLCLEEQNPKQTAGGSACPYPGKDAKSRSTAEKDLVTPISLKKITVKIADLGSSCWVYKHFCEEIQTRQYRSLEVLLGSDYGPPADIWSVACMAFELVTGDSLFEPKAGKTFSLEEDHIAHIIELLGKVPAAVALSGKYSMEYFNSKGDMRHIGVLRPWGLYEVLVEKYHFMLKEASLFSDFLLHMLDFQPERRASAAQCLLHPWLSS
- the LOC118359498 gene encoding SRSF protein kinase 3 isoform X4, translating into MERNMCSAQTSVQLAQKTSKPGTSNGLDKLNRLEQLEPEESLDREDPREYCHGGYHPVHIGDTFNRRYQVLSKLGWGYFSTVWLCLDLRLGRRVAVKVLKSGEGFTQAGQDELTLLRCASGPTARHLQSRRIVQLLDEFKIAGVNGVHVCLVLELLGPDLRCWQVCFGNPGLSLSWVKQVIAQVLQALDYLHTQCKIIHTDIKPENILLCLEEQNPKQTAGGSACPYPGKDAKSRSTAEKDLVTPISLKKITVKIADLGSSCWVYKHFCEEIQTRQYRSLEVLLGSDYGPPADIWSVACMAFELVTGDSLFEPKAGKTFSLEEDHIAHIIELLGKVPAAVALSGKYSMEYFNSKGDMRHIGVLRPWGLYEVLVEKYHFMLKEASLFSDFLLHMLDFQPERRASAAQCLLHPWLSS
- the LOC118359498 gene encoding SRSF protein kinase 2 isoform X3; the protein is MERNMCSAQTSVQLAQKTSKPGTSNGLDKLNRLEQLEPEESLDREDPREYCHGGYHPVHIGDTFNRRYQVLSKLGWGYFSTVWLCLDLSLCMCRLGRRVAVKVLKSGEGFTQAGQDELTLLRCASGPTARHLQSRRIVQLLDEFKIAGVNGVHVCLVLELLGPDLRCWQVCFGNPGLSLSWVKQVIAQVLQALDYLHTQCKIIHTDIKPENILLCLEEQNPKQTAGGSACPYPGKDAKSRSTAEKDLVTPISLKKITVKIADLGSSCWVYKHFCEEIQTRQYRSLEVLLGSDYGPPADIWSVACMAFELVTGDSLFEPKAGKTFSLEEDHIAHIIELLGKVPAAVALSGKYSMEYFNSKGDMRHIGVLRPWGLYEVLVEKYHFMLKEASLFSDFLLHMLDFQPERRASAAQCLLHPWLSS
- the LOC118359498 gene encoding SRSF protein kinase 2 isoform X2, yielding MERNMCSAQTSVQLAQKTKPGTSNGLDKLNRLEQLEPEESLDREDPREYCHGGYHPVHIGDTFNRRYQVLSKLGWGYFSTVWLCLDLRFIHYVAVLGRRVAVKVLKSGEGFTQAGQDELTLLRCASGPTARHLQSRRIVQLLDEFKIAGVNGVHVCLVLELLGPDLRCWQVCFGNPGLSLSWVKQVIAQVLQALDYLHTQCKIIHTDIKPENILLCLEEQNPKQTAGGSACPYPGKDAKSRSTAEKDLVTPISLKKITVKIADLGSSCWVYKHFCEEIQTRQYRSLEVLLGSDYGPPADIWSVACMAFELVTGDSLFEPKAGKTFSLEEDHIAHIIELLGKVPAAVALSGKYSMEYFNSKGDMRHIGVLRPWGLYEVLVEKYHFMLKEASLFSDFLLHMLDFQPERRASAAQCLLHPWLSS